One stretch of Miscanthus floridulus cultivar M001 chromosome 18, ASM1932011v1, whole genome shotgun sequence DNA includes these proteins:
- the LOC136521171 gene encoding uncharacterized protein isoform X2 → MATRWRAVSTARTLSDTSTPHRGAARTGTCTARRARGAGYISPPMLPRRAIIAPTLAAALALAAMWRPGRLLAGSVDDLAHVPVSGRERGGYLTMQQGTRSKYNKPRLPSLTPTPSSRDATTAAAGAAFPGREMAASAADADAGAGLRSEFLQVLLSRRRDLHVPLSVEQGSPVKNPLYQKPLSPNEANPMKSCPSKEVENFKEKLVEENFYLITELGEQGRVPVLLLKLNDPVPKRKPAIVFLHSSYKCKEWLRPLLEAYASRGYICVAIDSRYHGERASKETTYIDALKSAWRNGDTMPFIFDTVWDLIKLGDHLSEREDIDPCRIGITGESLGAYRNARMVCCFCGHKGFRWAIDNNKWQARVNSIKPLFEEARIDLGKSEIDTQVVEKVWEKIAPGLDSQIDAPYSLPLLAPRPLLLLNGAKDPRCPISGLEEATSRAAKAYEESGCAEKFMFTAEPGIGHQMTVDMVKAASEWFDRFL, encoded by the exons ATGGCGACGCGCTGGCGAGCCGTGAGCACCGCCCGCACCTTATCCGATACTAGTACTCCCCACCGCGGCGCGGCCCGCACAGGCACATGCACAGCACGGCGCGCGCGCGGCGCAGGGTATATATCGCCGCCGATGCTCCCGAGGAGGGCCATCATAGCGCCCACGCTCGCCGCCGCACTCGCGCTGGCTGCCATGTGGCGTCCGGGCCGCCTCCTCGCGGGCTCCGTCGATGACCTCGCGCACGTGCCCGTCTCGGGGAGGGAGCGGGGCGGGTACTTGACTATGCAGCAGGGGACCCGCTCCAAGTACAACAAGCCCAGATTGCCCAGTCTCACTCCCACTCCCAGCAGCCGTGACGCCACCACAGCAGCCGCGGGCGCTGCGTTTCCGGGGAGAGAAATGGCCGCCagcgccgccgacgccgacgccggcgcGGGGCTCAGGTCGGAGTTCCTCCAGGTCCTGCTCAGCCGCCGCCGCGATCTCCATG TGCCTCTCTCGGTGGAGCAAGGGAGCCCAGTGAAGAACCCGTTGTACCAAAAGCCTCTGTCGCCCAATGAG GCAAATCCGATGAAGTCATGCCCCAGTAAGGAGGTGGAGaacttcaaggagaagctggtTGAAGAAAATTTCTACTTAATCACTGAG CTAGGTGAACAAGGACGAGTACCTGTACTTCTGCTGAAACTTAATGACCCTGTCCCTAAAAGAAAACCAGCTATTGTATTCTTGCACAGCTCTTACAAATGCAAAGAATGGCTGCGCCCACTGCTTGAG GCATATGCCTCCAGGGGTTACATTTGTGTTGCTATTGATTCTCGCTATCATGGTGAAAGGGCCAGCAAGGAAACCACTTatatagat GCACTGAAATCGGCTTGGCGGAATGGGGATACGATGCCTTTTATTTTTGACACG GTGTGGGACTTGATAAAGCTTGGAGACCACCTTAGTGAGAGGGAGGACATCGATCCCTGTAGGATTGGGATTACCGGTGAATCGCTTGGAG CATACAGGAATGCACGCATGGTTTGCTGCTTTTGTGGACACAAG GGATTCCGGTGGGCCATTGATAACAACAAGTGGCAGGCTAGGGTGAATAGCATAAAACCTTTATTTGAAG AAGCAAGAATTGACTTAGGAAAGAGCGAAATAGATACACAAGTTGTTGAAAAG GTTTGGGAAAAGATAGCACCAGGTCTGGACTCGCAAATTGATGCCCCCTATTCACTTCCTTTGCTTGCACCGCGGCCGCTGCTCCTTCTAAATG GCGCTAAAGACCCTCGTTGCCCAATAAGTGGTTTAGAAGAAGCTACTTCAAGAGCTGCTAAGGCTTATGAAGAATCTGGTTGTGCGGAGAAGTTCATG
- the LOC136521171 gene encoding uncharacterized protein isoform X1, with product MATRWRAVSTARTLSDTSTPHRGAARTGTCTARRARGAGYISPPMLPRRAIIAPTLAAALALAAMWRPGRLLAGSVDDLAHVPVSGRERGGYLTMQQGTRSKYNKPRLPSLTPTPSSRDATTAAAGAAFPGREMAASAADADAGAGLRSEFLQVLLSRRRDLHVPLSVEQGSPVKNPLYQKPLSPNEANPMKSCPSKEVENFKEKLVEENFYLITELGEQGRVPVLLLKLNDPVPKRKPAIVFLHSSYKCKEWLRPLLEAYASRGYICVAIDSRYHGERASKETTYIDALKSAWRNGDTMPFIFDTVWDLIKLGDHLSEREDIDPCRIGITGESLGGMHAWFAAFVDTRYSVIVPIIGVQGFRWAIDNNKWQARVNSIKPLFEEARIDLGKSEIDTQVVEKVWEKIAPGLDSQIDAPYSLPLLAPRPLLLLNGAKDPRCPISGLEEATSRAAKAYEESGCAEKFMFTAEPGIGHQMTVDMVKAASEWFDRFL from the exons ATGGCGACGCGCTGGCGAGCCGTGAGCACCGCCCGCACCTTATCCGATACTAGTACTCCCCACCGCGGCGCGGCCCGCACAGGCACATGCACAGCACGGCGCGCGCGCGGCGCAGGGTATATATCGCCGCCGATGCTCCCGAGGAGGGCCATCATAGCGCCCACGCTCGCCGCCGCACTCGCGCTGGCTGCCATGTGGCGTCCGGGCCGCCTCCTCGCGGGCTCCGTCGATGACCTCGCGCACGTGCCCGTCTCGGGGAGGGAGCGGGGCGGGTACTTGACTATGCAGCAGGGGACCCGCTCCAAGTACAACAAGCCCAGATTGCCCAGTCTCACTCCCACTCCCAGCAGCCGTGACGCCACCACAGCAGCCGCGGGCGCTGCGTTTCCGGGGAGAGAAATGGCCGCCagcgccgccgacgccgacgccggcgcGGGGCTCAGGTCGGAGTTCCTCCAGGTCCTGCTCAGCCGCCGCCGCGATCTCCATG TGCCTCTCTCGGTGGAGCAAGGGAGCCCAGTGAAGAACCCGTTGTACCAAAAGCCTCTGTCGCCCAATGAG GCAAATCCGATGAAGTCATGCCCCAGTAAGGAGGTGGAGaacttcaaggagaagctggtTGAAGAAAATTTCTACTTAATCACTGAG CTAGGTGAACAAGGACGAGTACCTGTACTTCTGCTGAAACTTAATGACCCTGTCCCTAAAAGAAAACCAGCTATTGTATTCTTGCACAGCTCTTACAAATGCAAAGAATGGCTGCGCCCACTGCTTGAG GCATATGCCTCCAGGGGTTACATTTGTGTTGCTATTGATTCTCGCTATCATGGTGAAAGGGCCAGCAAGGAAACCACTTatatagat GCACTGAAATCGGCTTGGCGGAATGGGGATACGATGCCTTTTATTTTTGACACG GTGTGGGACTTGATAAAGCTTGGAGACCACCTTAGTGAGAGGGAGGACATCGATCCCTGTAGGATTGGGATTACCGGTGAATCGCTTGGAG GAATGCACGCATGGTTTGCTGCTTTTGTGGACACAAGGTATAGTGTCATTGTTCCTATAATCGGTGTTCAG GGATTCCGGTGGGCCATTGATAACAACAAGTGGCAGGCTAGGGTGAATAGCATAAAACCTTTATTTGAAG AAGCAAGAATTGACTTAGGAAAGAGCGAAATAGATACACAAGTTGTTGAAAAG GTTTGGGAAAAGATAGCACCAGGTCTGGACTCGCAAATTGATGCCCCCTATTCACTTCCTTTGCTTGCACCGCGGCCGCTGCTCCTTCTAAATG GCGCTAAAGACCCTCGTTGCCCAATAAGTGGTTTAGAAGAAGCTACTTCAAGAGCTGCTAAGGCTTATGAAGAATCTGGTTGTGCGGAGAAGTTCATG